In Mytilus edulis chromosome 7, xbMytEdul2.2, whole genome shotgun sequence, a single genomic region encodes these proteins:
- the LOC139481548 gene encoding uncharacterized protein — MEYARTIPLKIGLKVEHKGHNYIIIDHFNQKQSVLQYIIRNISSGQTKRVFRHEICDASVTSMFARLTDATIYQFEQESSQSDDELSNFAEGVSEPVEEPQPRLEPEQALEPEQALEPEQALEPELALEPEPPLKKPRFKEMPSREHIDMLAQARVEETTKQQTDWGVRLFRGWLTENQYSDKFEELESSILNERLCFFYPSLQTKKGTDYSKSALVGIRAAISRHLTSPPYNRNVNLMKDNAFMTSNHVITRMIKILKRAGKDVTVHKKTCS; from the exons atggaATATGCGAGAACAATCCCGTTAAAAATTGGACTTAAAGTAGAACATAAAGGACATAACTACATAATAATTGACCATTTCAACCAGAAACAATCTGTTCTGCAATATATTATAAGGAATATTTCATCAGGTCAAACAAAACGTGTATTCAGACATGAAATATGTGATGCATCAGTTACGTCAATGTTTGCCAGACTAACTGATGCCACAATATACCAGTTCGAGCAAGAGAGCTCGCAATCAGATGATGAGCTTTCAAATTTTGCTGAAGGAGTTTCTGAACCTGTAGAAGAACCACAACCAAGGTTAGAACCAGAACAAGCTTTAGAACCAGAACAAGCTTTAGAACCAGAACAAGCTTTAGAACCAGAACTAGCTTTAGAACCAGAACCACCCCTAAAGAAACCAAGGTTCAAAGAAATGCCAAGCAGAGAGCACATAGATATGTTGGCTCAGGCCAGAGTAGAAGAGACAACTAAGCAACAAACTGATTGGGGAGTGCGCCTTTTCAGAG gATGGTTGACAGAAAACCAATACAGTGACAAGTTTGAGGAACTTGAAAGTTCCATATTAAACGAGAGATTATGCTTTTTCTATCCAAGCCTGCAAACAAAAAAAGGGACAGATTACTCTAAATCAGCATTAGTTGGAATACGTGCAGCAATATCCCGTCATCTCACATCTCCACCATACAACCGTAATGTTAATTTAATGAAAGATAATGCCTTCATGACATCAAATCATGTAATAACAAGAATGATAAAAATCCTAAAGAGAGCCGGCAAAGATGTTACGGTACACAAAAAAACCTGTAGCTGA